Below is a window of Undibacterium sp. YM2 DNA.
CTTAGAAATTCGGAACAGAAGTTTGACACTGCTGATTTACCACCATCCTGTTTTGCTTCCCGCACAGGATTTCTTGCCCGCTGGCAGTTGCAGCGGGCTTTTTTTTCTCGCTGTTACCAGTATCTGGCCTATTTTTGACCTGCTTCTGATCCACTGTCATGCGCCTGTCATGTCCAGCCACTACCATGCGGCAGTCCTGAAAAGTTTTACCTCCAAAGGTCGGGATACTTGCCCGCAGAGTTATCTGCGGGCTTTTTCTTGGGGCTGGTGATCTATACGGGCTACTGTGCTGTTGTCATTGCTGGCGCTGTTGCCGCCGGAGCATCGCCCATATCCAGCGTGCGTACCCCGGCACCGTTCAGGAATTCATTAAACATCCAGTCACCCTCGGCATTGCTGATGCCTTCAGGCACGGCACGCGCGGTTTCAGGCTTGCCAGCCAGCGCCACGCGCATGGTGTCTATCCAGATAGGCAGGGCCAGGGTAGAACCAAACTCGCGGCCGCCGAGGCTTTTGGGATCGTCATAACCCATCCAGGCCACAGCCACCACATTGCCTGCATAACCGGCAAACCAGCCATCGACAGCATCACTGGTAGTGCCGGTTTTGCCTGCCAGGTCACGACGCCCCAGTTTTGCGGTAGCACTGGCACCGGTGCCGCTGCGTACCACCTCACGCAACATCTGGTCAGTGATATAGGCATTGCGGGCGTCGATGACGCGTGACTCTTCCTGCGCCTTGGCTGGGGGCTTATTTTCAAACAGCACGACACCCTTGCCATCCACCACCTTGCTGATCAGCCAGGGGTTGACCGAGTAGCCGCCGTTGGCGAATACCGCATAGGCTGATGCCAGTTGCAAGGGCGTCACAGAACCGGTACCCAGGGCCATGGTCAGGTTGGCAGGGTGCTTGTCCTTGTCAAAGCCAAAGCGTGGCAACCAGGCCTTGGCCTGTTCCACACCAATGGCTTTCAATATGCGCACCGACACCACGTTCTTGGATTGTGCCAGCGCCGTGCGCATGGTGATGGGGCCGTCATATTTACCGTCATCATTACGCGGGTCCCAGCGCAGATTGCTGTCCGATGTCTCGGATAGTTGCACGTCATTGATCAGGGTGCCAGGGTAAAAGCCTTTTTCCAGTGCGGCTGAATAAATGAAGGGCTTGATGCTCGACCCAGGCTGACGCCAGGCACTGGTCACATGATTGAATTTCTTGCGGTTGTAATCAAAACCGCCGACCATCGCACGGAAAGAGCCGTCATCCGCATTCAGCGCCACATAAGAACCTTCGACTTCAGGTATCTGCGTAATCGCCCAGCGTTTTTTTGCGTCCTGCATTACGCGGATGACAGAGCCAGGGCGTATCTTGATGCCAGCCTTGGCTTTTTCTGTCAACGCTGCTGCGGCAAAGCGCAAGCCTTCACCGGTGATTTCTATGCTGTCGCCAGATTGCAGTTCAGCCTTGACGATCTTGCCGGAGGCCTCGGTCACCACCGCTGCCAATACCTTGTCATTGTCAGGATGTTTGCGCAAGATCTGGTCTATCGCATCGTCACGTTCATCTTCATCTGCTGGTAAGTCTATATGGGCTTCAGGGCCGTCATAACCATGGCGCTGGTCATAAGCCATGATGTTGCGCCGCACGGCTTCATAAGCGGCATCCTGCTCGGCCTTGTTGATGGTGGTATAGACCCTGATACCCTTGGTATAGGTATCTTCCTTGTATTGCGCATAGATACTCTGGCGTACCATCTCGGCCACGTAGTCAGCATGGGCATCAAATTGCTGGCCTTTGATGACCTTGATGTCTTCCTTGGCGGCTGCTTCCATCTGGGCTTCGGTGATGAAACCATTCCTGACCATGCTCTTCAAGACCAGCAACTGTCTTTGCTTGGTTTTTTCAAAATTCACGGCGGGGTTATGCCGCACCGGGTTTTGCGGTACACCCGCCAGCATGGCGGCTTCTGCCAGCGTCAGTTGATCAAGTGATTTGCCAAAGTAGGTTTTTGCGGCACTGGAAAAACCATGGCTGCGTTTGCCCAGGAAAATCTGGTTCATGTACAGTTCCAGAATCTGGTCTTTCGTCAGTGCGTCTTCGATGCGGTAAGTCAGCAAAATTTCTTTCATTTTGCGTTCTACTGATTTTTCATTGGTCAGGAAGAAGTTGCGTGCCACCTGCATGGTGATGGTGGATGCACCCTGATGAAAACCACCGCGCAAGTCCGCCAATATGGCGCGCCCGGCACCGATGAAGGAGATACCACCATGCTCATAAAAACGCGCATCTTCTATCGACAGCAGCGCATTTTTCATGACCGCCGGGATTTGCTTGATCGGTACAAAGTCGCGGTGTTCTTCACCAAATTCGCCGATCAGGGCATTGTCGGCGGTGTAAATGCGCAGCGGGATTTTTGGGCGGTAATCGGTTACTGCTTCCAGAGTAGGCAAACCCGGGGCCACCACAAAAAATATAAAGGCCAGGCTTGCCAGCGCCAGGGTTACGGCAACACTGATGCCGAACACTATCCATTTCTTCATGCTATTCCTTATTCTTCCAGGGTTTGCAGCAAATACAGGCGCTGGTATATGCCCTGATCCACCTGCATTAATTCTTGATGATTACCTTGCTCTGCCAGCTTGCCGTGGTTTAGCACGATGATGCTGTCGGCATCACGTATGGTAGAGAGCCTGTGGGCAATCGCGATGATACTGACCTTGCCGCGCAGTTCTGTTAGCGCGGTTTGTACTACCTGTTCGGTTTCACTGTCGATATGCGAAGTCGCTTCATCCAGGAACAGGATGCGCGGCTTGCCAGCCAGCGCGCGTGCAATTGCCAGCAATTGTTTTTGGCCCGTAGAGAGCCGTGCGCCACCTTCACCCAGTGGTGTGTCGTAGCCATTTTCCAGTTGCAAAATAAAATCATGGACATGTGCAGCCTTGGCCGCAGCGATGATATCTGTCTCGCTGATGTCACGCCCCATGGCGATGTTTTCTCGCGCATTGGCTGCCAGCAAAAATGGTTCTTGCGGCACCAGCCCGACCTTCTCGCGGAAGTGTGCATCCGTGATGCTAGCCAGCGGCTGGCCATCGACTTCCATGCGGCCAGACTGTGGCGTATAAAAACGCAGCAAGAGACTTAGTAGAGTGGATTTGCCACTGCCGGTATGGCCGACGATGCCATAAAAACTGCCCGCCGGGATATCCAGGCTAAAGTCATGCAAGACTGGCCGCGCAGGGTCATAACCAAAATTCACTTTGTCCAGCGTCAGATGGCCATCAGTAATACGCGCATCGCTGCTGGCCTGTACATGCTGGTGTTCATTGAGCAGTGTGTTGACACGCGCAGCAGACACCACGGCCTGCTGTATCTGGCCAAATTGCAGGGTGATCTGTATCAAGGGTTCGACCACGCGGGCGATGTAGCTGACAAAGGCATACAGCACACCTATTTCCACACCAGAAAAACTGCGCTGGCTGAAAGTGAAAATCACCACTACCAGCAACAGCGAATTCATCAGGTCCAGCGCCGGGCGCAACAGCCAGGCATTGGCACGCAATTCATCCAGCCTGGCGGCGTAATGCAATTGATTGGTTTTTGCAAAGCGCTCACCAAAGCGGCGCTCGGCATTGCTGGCTTGCAGCGTGCTCATGCCATTGATGCTCTCTGCGACCTGGGCATTGATCTCACTGCGCAACTGGCGCGCCTTGCTGACGGCTGGTGCACTCCAGCGCTGGTAAAACCAGACGATGATGATGACCGCTGGTATCAGCATCAGCACAATCAGCATCAAACGCCATTCCAGCAAGGCCATCGCAGTCAGGGCACCGAGAACGACGATGGAACTGTCGAGCATGACGAACAGCACCTGCACATACAGGTTCTTGACAGACTCGGTGTCATTCGTCACACGGCTCACCAGTTGCCCGGTAATCGCCTTGTCAAAGAAAGCCATGCGCAGGCGCAGCACATGTCCATACACTTGTTCACGCAAGCGCCGTACTGAGCGCATGGCCACACCAGCCAGCCGCGTCAGTTGCAGGTAGCGTAGCCAGGTCGCGCCCCAGCCTGTCAGTACATAAGTTGCCAGCAGGGCCATGACCATGCCCATGTCCATCTGGTGAGGCAACAGGTAACGGTCTATGAAAGCCTTGCCCAAGAAGGGGCCGACAGCTTCCAGCGCGGCGGCGATCATTAAAAAGAAGACGCCCAGCCAGACATGGCGTTTTTCATCGCGGGCTGCGTGTAGCAGCAAATGCACTGCCTGTTTTTTTTCTGACATGGCAGCGGGTAATTTTTTCGTATCAGGCTGCATCCAGGCTTGCTTCCAATTGTTGATAACGCCATTGCGTTGCATACCAGCCATTCAAATCCAGCAAGGCCTGGTGATTGCCCTGTTCTATAATTTTGCCTTCGCGCAAAACCAGGATGTGATTGGCTTCCAGTACCGCACTCAAACGATGGCTGACGATGACAGCACTGCGTTCAGGATGTTCCTGTCGCAGCTCTGCCAGATGTTGCAGGATATGCGTTTCTGTTTGCGTATCGACTGCCGACAAGGCATCGTCGAGTAATAATAAGGGGCTGGCCGTCAACAGGGCGCGGGCAATGGCTACGCGCTGTTTCTGGCCACCAGACAGGGTGACGCCACGCTCGCCTACCAGCGTGTCATAGCCATGTGGGAAGCGCTGGATATCATCATCCACCGATGCCAGTTGCGCGGCCTTAATCACCTCGGCACGGCTGGCTGCTGGGTTGCTGAGCGAGATATTGTCAGCAATCGATGCCGAGAATAAAAATGGTTCCTGCGCCACCCAGTTGATGGACAGGCGCAAGGCTTGCAATTTGTAGTCTGCCAGCGCGTGACCACCCCATTGCACCAGGCCTTGTTCAGCCTCGATCTGGCGCAGCAGCAGGCGCACCACGCTGGATTTGCCTGAGCCGGTAGGGCCAACTATGCCCAGGGTTTGTCCGGGTGCGATGCGCAGGCAGATGTCTTGTAAGGCTGGCTTGGTCTGGCCCGGATAGGCAAAGCTGACATTCTCCACGACCAAGTCACCGCTTGGTGGCGTATCCAGCTTGCCCTCATCATTGACGCTGAGTTCCTGCGTCAAGACCGGTTCCAGCCGCGCCCAGGCGGCCTTGCCGCGTTCCAGCAGCGACAATACCCAGCCAGCAGCAAACATAGGCCAGATCAATTGGCCCAGATACATGGAAAAGCTGGTCAAGGCACCGATGCTCATTTCACCATGCCAGACCAGGTAACCACCGACACCCAGCGTCAGCGCACCAGCCGCAGTCAGACTTAGGCCCACTGCCGGTTCATAAGCTGCTTCCCAGCGTTGTGCATTCAGGCTGGCCACCGCAGCGTTTTCTGCCAGTTCGGCAAACTGCGCGGCGCTACGCTGTTCCAGACCCAGGGCGCGCAGGGTGCGCACGCCTGACAAGGTTTCCTGCACCTGGTCATTGAGTTTGCTGAAACGGTCGAGAGAATCGCGTGAAGCGTCCTGTATATGATGGGTGATGTGCTTGAAGGCCCATGCCATGAAAGGGAAGGGCAGCAGAGCCGCCAGTGCCAGTCGCCAGTCCACGCCCAGCAGCATCATGCCTATCACCAGGGCAAAGGTCATGCTGCCATCAAAACCGGCGAGGGCGGCTTCGCCTGCGGCCAGTTCTATGGCGTCCGCATCATTGGTGCCCAGTGCCATCAGGTCGCCAGTTCTTTGCTGCTGGAAGAAACGCGAACCCTGCACACTCAGACGCTCATACAAACGGGTACGCAATTGCATGCCCAGTTGATAAGATGCGGTAAACAATTGCGTGCGCCAGCCCACCCGCAGGAAATAGATAGCCAGGCCCATGCCCAGCAACCAGGACAGTTCCCACATCAGGGCTGTGTTGTCAAAGCGTCCCGCCACCATGCCATCGATAATCATGCCGACACGACGTGGTATCAAGACCGTCATGACGGCAACGGCAAACAGCATCAGGCCAGCGCTGGTGTACTGGCGCCAGTGCTGACGGATAAATTGTGCTAGAAGCTGGTACAGACTCATGGAAGGTTCAGACCAGTAAGACAGGAAATGGTTGCATGCATCAAATGCAAGTCCTCGATTGATGGCAAAGCGAGAAATGATACAGTATCCTCAGACTTTGGCCTTGTTCACCCGTATCCGGCAGACTTTCGTATAGACATATAGTGTGATTAAATTAAGAGCATTCCAGTTCACCAGTATTACTTACCGCCTGGTTTTTGCCTGCCTGATGGCGGCGGTAGTGATTTATGGTGGTTCTTACTACCAGATGCGTTCCTTGTTGCAGCAAGTCATGACGGGCTGGGTTAAGCAGATAGCAATGTCCAAACTCGATGCCATTGCGGCAAAACACCAATCCAGCCTGCACTTGATCGCTGAGCAAGCCAGCCGCCTGGTGCAAATGGATGAGCGCCTTTATCTTGTCGATCATAATGATCTTAAAGTAATGTTGCCGGTCTCTCCTTACGTCAGCAAAATTGCTATCTCTTCCGGCACTAAAGCTAAGGATCAAAGCTTTGGCTGGCAAGTTGACATCAAAGGACAGTCCTGGCAAAGCACAGCGGCCGATGATGAATTGTTGAAATCCTGCAATGTTGTTAATGGCCAGCATTACTGGTCCAGGCACATCCGCACTCAGGGGCTGGTTTTTTGCACAGGATGGTTTATGCAGGGACAAACAATGCAAAGCATTGCCATACTGATCAATATGCCCCCCTGTTGCAAGACCTGCAAAGCAATTTACACCTGGTTGATGAGGTCGATCATAGCGTGCAAGGTCATCCTTATGTAAAAAACCAGTTGACGGGCAATTTCATGCTGGGATCTGAATTTATTCCCAAAGATATATCTACGCGGTCCGCTGAGGGTACTGGAGAGGGGGCGGCATACATTTCAAGAGGCAACTGCAGGATATGCCGCTGGTGTATGGCTTCTATTTCCCCGAAGCAGAGTTCCAGGCTTATCTTGGTAAATATTTCATGATAGTTATTTTTTCCATGGGCAAGGACATGCTGCTGATGTGCATCGCCATTGCCCTGGTATCACGGCAGACTACCAGGTCCTTACGCAGTCTCAGCAAAAGCACGGAAGAAATTGCCCAGGGTAATCTGGATACTGAACTTACCAAAATACCCAGGAGCGATGAGGTAGGACGTCTCTCACGTTCATTCAGGCGCATGCGTGATTCTCTGAAGTTGCACATACTGGAATTGCAGGAGGCTACAGCGGCCAGACAGCGCATGGAAAGTGAACTCGCCATCGCAGCCCAGATACAGCAAGCCATGTTACCCAGCGCAGAAGCTGCCATCGATCCGCGCTACAGCGTGAGCACTTTACTGCAACCGGCCAGGGTAGTTGGCGGTGACCTGTATGATTTTTTCCATGTGGCCGATGAGCGCATCTGCATGGTGATAGGGGATGTTGCCAACAAGGGGGTGCCCGCAGCCCTGTTCATGGCGCGCACCCTGAGCCTGATGCGTACACTGGCACACCAGAGCAGTTCGCCAGCCGCCTTGTTGTTTGCCGTGAACCGCGAACTGGCGCACAACAATCCTGAATGCCGTTTTGTCACCATGTTCTTTGCCATGCTGGACCTGAAAAGTGGTGTATTGCAGTACGCCAGCGCAGGTCATGATGCGCCGCTACTGTTACGTGATGGCCAGGTCAGCAAACTGGTGCTGGAAACCGGGCCGGCACTGGGGCTGGAAGAGGAGGCCAGTTTCCCGCAGTTTGAAATTCGCCTGCTTGCTCATGACATTGTTGTCATGTATACCGACGGCATCACCGAAGCCAGGAACCAGGACAATGAAGAATTCTCAGAAGCCCGATTACAGACTACAATTAGCCGAAAGGCACCGGCATTTGCAGCAGACATTATTCGTTGTGTGACACTGGCGCATCAGCAGTTCATAGCGCAGGCCCCGCAGTTTGACGACTTGACATTACTAAGTATGCAATTTCATCCTGAAGCCAAACGACGCAAACCAGCTTTTGCTGACTGGCAGATCAGCCTTAATGGTCAGCCGCTGGTCTATGATCAGGTCAGGCCCTGCCTGGCAGGTTTGCTGCAGGCACAGCAGGTGAGCGAGGACGTGGTTGATGACTTGCAGTTGATTACTGAAGAAGTATTGGTGAATGTACTCAAACATGGTGCAACTGACCAGGACCCGGCATCCATACGGCTGGACGTGCATTTGCAGGAGTCTGCGGTTGTACTCGACGTGATTGATAATTCTCATGCCTATAATCCCCTGGATGGCGTCAATGAGCCCGACCTGGAAGTGGATTTTGCCGACCGCCCCGAAGGTGGCCTTGGCCTGTATCTGGTGAGTGCCCTGGCAGACCAGATTGACTACCACTATGCGCACGGACAGAATAATTTGCACATACGTAAATTTCTCGTCAAACCCTGAGCACCTGCACTACAAATAACAGAGGACAAACAGTGTTAGAAATTTCCATTGATGAAACGCAATTGCCAACAGCCACCATAGATTTGTCAGGCAGTCTCGATTCCAGCACTGCGGCTGATCTGGAACAGTTTTTTACCAGCAGTGTCAGTGAAGAAGTCAAGGTATTGGTCATGCGCATGCAAGACTTGAACTTCATTTCCAGTGAGGGTTTAAGGGTGCTGGCCAAGATACGCAAAACCATGCGCAGTCATGGCGGCGCAACTTATTTTGTGAATCTCAGTCGGCAGGTACAAAAAGTATTTGAAATCGTCCGTGCCGCACCCCTGAGCGAAATTTTTACCAGCACCGCTGAACTTGACGCTTACCTGGCCGAGATGCAACGCAAGGCCGTTGATGACTAGTAACAGCTTATACCTGCTATGCCTGGCTCCGTCTGGCTATGCATGCCGCGTTTGAGACCGGTGATTTGTTTGATGGAACCTGAAAACCAAAGTTTTCATGATCATTTTGCATCTGAAGTATCTGAACTGTACTTGATATTTTTTTTATATCGTCAGCTCACTAGTGGACTGTTACAGTTCACTAGAGGTTTACTTCTCCCTCAAGGCGCTCAGTCCGCTATATAATCTGCCCCCTCACTGTTGAAACTCCCACGCTTGTTGCAAAATATCCCGGGCTGAATTGCATAGCCCCTCTGTATTACCTATACTCAGGCAATAGCTGCAAATTGTAGTTATGCGCTGCCTGAACATCTTTGCAACAGCTTCCACTTACATGTCTCGATAAATTTTGTCCTTTTTAAGAGCATAAGGAAACCAAATGAACTTGCGCTGTATTCTTCAGGCTGGCGTTTTTGCGTCTGCCGCTATTCTTTCCCAGTTGTCCTCTGCTGACACGCTGGACCGTATCAAAAAAAGCCAGACCGTCAATATCGCGTATCGCGAGTCTGCCCTGCCTTTCTCTTATCTGTCTGATAGCAAGGCACCAGTCGGCTACACGATCGACATCTGCAAAAAAATGGTTGATGCGCTTAAAAAAGAATTGAAATTACCACAACTGAAAATCAATTTTTTGCCTGTCACCGCAGATAACCGCATAGAGGCCTTGACATCCGGCAAGGCAGATATGGAATGTGGTTCAACCAGCAATACTGCAGACCGCAGGAAAGTAGTTGATTTTACGATACCGCATTTCTTTTCCACCCTGCGCATGATGGTCAAAACCAGTTCAGGCATCAAGAACTGGACAGATTTGAAGGGCAAGAAAGTCGTCTTCACCAAAGGCACTTCTACTGACAAATTCATACTCGAGCGTGACAAGGTACGCGCCCTGAACATGAAGCTGGTAGAAGGTAAAGACCACAGCGATTCTTTTAACATGCTGGAAACCAACCAGGTCGATGCCTTTGCCCAGGATGAAGCTCTCCTGTTTGGCCTGAAAGCCAAGGCCAAGGACCCATCCAAACTGACCATCGTTGGTGACCCACTGGCTTCTGAAGCCTATGCAATCATGCTGCCCAAAGGTGATGCCGCATTCAAGAAATTCATTGATGCTGAAATGGCACGCCAGATGACCGATGGAGAAATCACCAAGCTGCACGAAAAATGGTTCACCAAACCGATACAGCCCAACAACATGAACCTGGCCTGGCCCATGGGTGCACTGTTGAAGGAAACCATACGTTTTCCTTCAGATAAAGTGAATTAAGCTGCTTATTGCTTATTGCTTATTGCTTATTGCTTATTGCTTATTTTGCTACCTCTATTTTGTGCTCACCAACCTGGGATATTTGCCCGGGTTTTTGATTGATATTGCTCAAATGCGTGAGCGTAATCAGGCGCTGAATTATGACATTAAGCAAAATGCATAAATTTTCGATTGTTGTTGTGTAGAAATATTCCTATAATCCTCGCCTGCGGTGTTTTTGTCGCAACTGATATCGGGTTCACTTTGGTCTGGCAAGTATCGCGCAGTATTTATCCTTCAGCGCGACAGCATCTGACGATGCTATTGAAGTAGCATCGCTCCTCATTTCCTTGCCCTGATTTCTCCGTCTAAATCAGTTCTTTATCATCCCCACTACTTCAACCGGGTCAAGGAAGTCGCATGAAATTTCGTCGCTTTATCAAAGCAAGTTTAATTCTTTCAAGTTGTATGCTGGCACAGTTATCCTCTGCAGCCGATACACTTGAGCGTATCAAAAAAACCAATACGATCAACATCGCATTCAGGGAAACCTCACTCCCGTTCTCTTATCTGTCAGAGAATAAAACACCTATCGGTTACTCGATTGATATCTGCGCCAAATTTGTCGATGCGATCAAAAAAGAATTAAAACTACCGCAGTTGAAGATCAATTACATCCCCGTTACATCAGATACGCGTATGGAGGCGATGACCTCAGGCAAGGCAGATATTGAGTGTGGTTCTACCGCCAATAATGCAGAACGACGTACTAAAGTAAACTACACGCTGCCACATTTTTTCGCCACGATACGCATGATGGTCTTTGCTGATTCCAGCATCAAGAACTGGCAGGATTTGAAAGATAAAAAAGTAGTCGTGACCAAGGGCACTTCCACAGATAAATATTTGCTGGAAAGGGATAAAGTGCGCTCCCTGAATATGAAGATGGTGGAGAGCAAAGATCATACTGAATCTGTCAGCATGCTGGAAAACAAGCAAGTCGATGCATTTGCCCAGCATGATGCAATCCTGGCTGGTTTCAAGGCCAGGTCCAGGCTGCGCGATAAACTGGTCATCGTCGGTGACCCACTGTCTTCAGAAGCCTATGCAATGATGCTGCCCAAGGGCGATGCCGCTTTCAAGAAGCTAATTGATATGGAAATGGTGCGCATGATGACAGATGGTGAGCTGACCAGACTCTATGAGAAATGGTTTACAAAACCGGTACAGCCGAATGGCGTGAACATGACCTTGCCCATGAGCGTCCTGTTGCGTGAAACCATACGCTTCCCGTCGGACAAAGTCGATTAAGCGAAAAAAAAGCAGCCGCACTGGCTGCTTTTTTCATCGTACCTGACTCAATTAATTAATTAATGCACCTGCACCGCATCATTGTCACGCTTGAGCATATTCCACAAGAAAGTATAAACAATGGCGTCCATGTCGGCACGTTGTGCATTGTTGGCCGCACCGCCGTGGCCGCCTTCTATATTTTCGTAATACCAGACATTCTTGTGACCCTGCTCCATCATTCTGGCTGCCATTTTGCGCGCATGGCCGGGGTGTACGCGGTCATCCTTGGTGGAGGTAATAAACAGCACATTAGGATAAGTCACACCTGCCTTGACGTTCTGGTAGGGCGAATATTTGGAGATGTAATCCCACTCGGCAGGCACGTCCGGGTTGCCATATTCACCCATCCATGATGCACCGGCCAGCAACTGGTTAAAGCGGCGCATGTCG
It encodes the following:
- a CDS encoding STAS domain-containing protein, whose amino-acid sequence is MLEISIDETQLPTATIDLSGSLDSSTAADLEQFFTSSVSEEVKVLVMRMQDLNFISSEGLRVLAKIRKTMRSHGGATYFVNLSRQVQKVFEIVRAAPLSEIFTSTAELDAYLAEMQRKAVDD
- a CDS encoding amino acid ABC transporter substrate-binding protein, with product MNLRCILQAGVFASAAILSQLSSADTLDRIKKSQTVNIAYRESALPFSYLSDSKAPVGYTIDICKKMVDALKKELKLPQLKINFLPVTADNRIEALTSGKADMECGSTSNTADRRKVVDFTIPHFFSTLRMMVKTSSGIKNWTDLKGKKVVFTKGTSTDKFILERDKVRALNMKLVEGKDHSDSFNMLETNQVDAFAQDEALLFGLKAKAKDPSKLTIVGDPLASEAYAIMLPKGDAAFKKFIDAEMARQMTDGEITKLHEKWFTKPIQPNNMNLAWPMGALLKETIRFPSDKVN
- a CDS encoding ABC transporter ATP-binding protein, with translation MQPDTKKLPAAMSEKKQAVHLLLHAARDEKRHVWLGVFFLMIAAALEAVGPFLGKAFIDRYLLPHQMDMGMVMALLATYVLTGWGATWLRYLQLTRLAGVAMRSVRRLREQVYGHVLRLRMAFFDKAITGQLVSRVTNDTESVKNLYVQVLFVMLDSSIVVLGALTAMALLEWRLMLIVLMLIPAVIIIVWFYQRWSAPAVSKARQLRSEINAQVAESINGMSTLQASNAERRFGERFAKTNQLHYAARLDELRANAWLLRPALDLMNSLLLVVVIFTFSQRSFSGVEIGVLYAFVSYIARVVEPLIQITLQFGQIQQAVVSAARVNTLLNEHQHVQASSDARITDGHLTLDKVNFGYDPARPVLHDFSLDIPAGSFYGIVGHTGSGKSTLLSLLLRFYTPQSGRMEVDGQPLASITDAHFREKVGLVPQEPFLLAANARENIAMGRDISETDIIAAAKAAHVHDFILQLENGYDTPLGEGGARLSTGQKQLLAIARALAGKPRILFLDEATSHIDSETEQVVQTALTELRGKVSIIAIAHRLSTIRDADSIIVLNHGKLAEQGNHQELMQVDQGIYQRLYLLQTLEE
- a CDS encoding penicillin-binding protein 1A, coding for MKKWIVFGISVAVTLALASLAFIFFVVAPGLPTLEAVTDYRPKIPLRIYTADNALIGEFGEEHRDFVPIKQIPAVMKNALLSIEDARFYEHGGISFIGAGRAILADLRGGFHQGASTITMQVARNFFLTNEKSVERKMKEILLTYRIEDALTKDQILELYMNQIFLGKRSHGFSSAAKTYFGKSLDQLTLAEAAMLAGVPQNPVRHNPAVNFEKTKQRQLLVLKSMVRNGFITEAQMEAAAKEDIKVIKGQQFDAHADYVAEMVRQSIYAQYKEDTYTKGIRVYTTINKAEQDAAYEAVRRNIMAYDQRHGYDGPEAHIDLPADEDERDDAIDQILRKHPDNDKVLAAVVTEASGKIVKAELQSGDSIEITGEGLRFAAAALTEKAKAGIKIRPGSVIRVMQDAKKRWAITQIPEVEGSYVALNADDGSFRAMVGGFDYNRKKFNHVTSAWRQPGSSIKPFIYSAALEKGFYPGTLINDVQLSETSDSNLRWDPRNDDGKYDGPITMRTALAQSKNVVSVRILKAIGVEQAKAWLPRFGFDKDKHPANLTMALGTGSVTPLQLASAYAVFANGGYSVNPWLISKVVDGKGVVLFENKPPAKAQEESRVIDARNAYITDQMLREVVRSGTGASATAKLGRRDLAGKTGTTSDAVDGWFAGYAGNVVAVAWMGYDDPKSLGGREFGSTLALPIWIDTMRVALAGKPETARAVPEGISNAEGDWMFNEFLNGAGVRTLDMGDAPAATAPAMTTAQ
- a CDS encoding ABC transporter ATP-binding protein, producing the protein MSLYQLLAQFIRQHWRQYTSAGLMLFAVAVMTVLIPRRVGMIIDGMVAGRFDNTALMWELSWLLGMGLAIYFLRVGWRTQLFTASYQLGMQLRTRLYERLSVQGSRFFQQQRTGDLMALGTNDADAIELAAGEAALAGFDGSMTFALVIGMMLLGVDWRLALAALLPFPFMAWAFKHITHHIQDASRDSLDRFSKLNDQVQETLSGVRTLRALGLEQRSAAQFAELAENAAVASLNAQRWEAAYEPAVGLSLTAAGALTLGVGGYLVWHGEMSIGALTSFSMYLGQLIWPMFAAGWVLSLLERGKAAWARLEPVLTQELSVNDEGKLDTPPSGDLVVENVSFAYPGQTKPALQDICLRIAPGQTLGIVGPTGSGKSSVVRLLLRQIEAEQGLVQWGGHALADYKLQALRLSINWVAQEPFLFSASIADNISLSNPAASRAEVIKAAQLASVDDDIQRFPHGYDTLVGERGVTLSGGQKQRVAIARALLTASPLLLLDDALSAVDTQTETHILQHLAELRQEHPERSAVIVSHRLSAVLEANHILVLREGKIIEQGNHQALLDLNGWYATQWRYQQLEASLDAA
- a CDS encoding amino acid ABC transporter substrate-binding protein, which translates into the protein MLAQLSSAADTLERIKKTNTINIAFRETSLPFSYLSENKTPIGYSIDICAKFVDAIKKELKLPQLKINYIPVTSDTRMEAMTSGKADIECGSTANNAERRTKVNYTLPHFFATIRMMVFADSSIKNWQDLKDKKVVVTKGTSTDKYLLERDKVRSLNMKMVESKDHTESVSMLENKQVDAFAQHDAILAGFKARSRLRDKLVIVGDPLSSEAYAMMLPKGDAAFKKLIDMEMVRMMTDGELTRLYEKWFTKPVQPNGVNMTLPMSVLLRETIRFPSDKVD
- a CDS encoding SpoIIE family protein phosphatase, which translates into the protein MPLVYGFYFPEAEFQAYLGKYFMIVIFSMGKDMLLMCIAIALVSRQTTRSLRSLSKSTEEIAQGNLDTELTKIPRSDEVGRLSRSFRRMRDSLKLHILELQEATAARQRMESELAIAAQIQQAMLPSAEAAIDPRYSVSTLLQPARVVGGDLYDFFHVADERICMVIGDVANKGVPAALFMARTLSLMRTLAHQSSSPAALLFAVNRELAHNNPECRFVTMFFAMLDLKSGVLQYASAGHDAPLLLRDGQVSKLVLETGPALGLEEEASFPQFEIRLLAHDIVVMYTDGITEARNQDNEEFSEARLQTTISRKAPAFAADIIRCVTLAHQQFIAQAPQFDDLTLLSMQFHPEAKRRKPAFADWQISLNGQPLVYDQVRPCLAGLLQAQQVSEDVVDDLQLITEEVLVNVLKHGATDQDPASIRLDVHLQESAVVLDVIDNSHAYNPLDGVNEPDLEVDFADRPEGGLGLYLVSALADQIDYHYAHGQNNLHIRKFLVKP